CGGCACATGCCACCAGAACCACAGCAGTGCCTACCGTTACCGGCGATCCTGCGATGAATTCCATCGCGTGGCGATTGCCGTCGTCTTCTGACTTCATCCAGAAGACGTATAGCACACGCAGGTAATAGTACGCAGATACCGCACTTGCGAGGACCCCGATAAGCACGAGCCAGGTCAGTCCTGCATCCACCGCGGGTGCGAAGACCGCGTACTTCCCGATAAAGCCACCGAGGGGTGGAAAACCCGTAAGACTGAACAGGAAGAAACCCATGGTCACGCCGAGCAATGGTCTGCGGTAACCCACGCCAGCCAGCGAGTCTAGATCCTGCTCGAGGCCCACGCGACCGTCCCATTCCAGCATCGCGATCACACCGAACGCGCCGATATTCATGAGCGAGTACACCAGCAGGTAGAAGAGCGCCCCCGAGTATCCCGCGACCGTCCCGGCTGCGAGCCCGACGAGGATATACCCGGCGTGCGCGATCGACGAGTACGCAAGCATCCGCTTCACGTTTGTCTGTGCGATCGCCACGACATTGCCGAGGATCATCGTCAGTGCCGCGATGGTGGCGAGCACCATGTTCCACCTTTCGGACGGCAGCGCATGAAACAGCACAAGAATAAGGGCAGCGAACGCAGCGGCCTTCGAAGCCGTGGACATAAAACCTGTCAGCGTCGTCGGTGCGCCCTGGTATACGTCGGGCGTCCACATATGGAAAGGGACGGCGCTGACCTTGAAGAGGAATCCGATGAGGAGCAGGGCGACGCCGGCCCAGAAGAGCAAGTTGTTTTCTGACCCGTCAAAAGCCACGCCCATCTGGTCGAGATACATCGTCCCGGTCGCCGCATACAGGAGCACCATGCCATACAGAAAGAATCCGGTCGAGAACGCCCCGAGCAGGAAGTACTTGAGCGCGCTCTCTGTACCGCCTTCGTCGCTCCGCATCAGCCCGGTCAGGATGTAGAGACAGATCGACATCGTCTCCAGCCCAACGAAGATCGAGATGAGATTGTTGGCCGTTCCGAGCAAGATCATTCCGACGGATGCGAACATGATCAGCGCATACACTTCACCGTAGTTGTGCTGAATCCTATCCAGGTACGGCACGGAAAGAACCATGGTGAGCGCAGCGGAAACCAGGACGACGATGTTTATGAAAGATGCGAATCCGCCCGTCCACATCAAATTGTAGAAGACGCTCTGCGCCGGCGAATTCATCCGAATAAGTTCGAACACGATGGCGACGGTGCAAGCCGCGACACCTAGCCACGGCACCATGCGATCGTTGTTGCGAAACGAGTCCCAGACAACCATGAGCAGGCCGGTAGCTGCTATGAGTACCAGCGACAGCGAACTGAAGAGGTCGCTGCCCATTGCACTGTATGCTCCAGAAAGATCCATCTAAGCAACCTTGTTATTGTTCGCCTGCTGCCGTGTGCTCATACCCAGGAAAAACCGTCGATCGATGTTGCGAGCTCCACGTCCTTGCCTGTTACGCGATCTCCGGCATCGTGCGTTGTGAGGCCGATTTCGACCCGACTGTACACGTTGCGGATCTCTGGATGATGATTGAGCTGCTCGGCTTCAAACGCGACGCGTACAATAAAGCTGACCGCTTCCTTGAACGAAGAGAAGCTGAATGTCTTGACGAGCTTGTCGTCCACAAACGACCAACCCGGAAGCTCTTGCAGAGCTTCCGTCACTTGTGGCGTGTTGAGAGGTGTTGTCATGGTTGAAGAATCCACCCGCTATAGAAAACGATGTACACGAGCACGTAGATCGGAAGAAGGATGGGTATCGAGTATCGCCAGATGTAGCCCATGAAAGACGGGGTCTCGACTCCCTTGGCCTCTGCAATCGCCTTGACCATGAAGTTCGGGGCGTTGCCAATGTAGGACATCGCACCAAAGAAGACCGCCGCAACAGATATCGCCTGCAGGAAGAACCACGACTCCGGATCGGCCAGGGCCGGCTCCGCAAACTCCTTCACCTGCGAGACTACATTCACATCGAGACCGAACTTGCCCATCGCCGCGGATACGAAATTCAGGTAGGTCGGGGCATTGTCGAGTATGGCCGATAGAATGCCCGTGCCGAAGTAAAACATCCCGACGGTGAGGGACTCTGCATTGTTCTGGGCGAAGGCGGCGATGTTGGCGAGGGCCGGTTGCATCGTCGCGAAAATACCCAGGAAGAGCCACCCGACTTCCCTGATGGGTTCGAAATTGAATTCGTTCTTCTCGAGAACGGTTCTGTCTGCGCTTCGATACGCAAGGACGGCCACCGTAAGCATGATGATCTCCCGGATTCCGAACGGAATGTGGATGTCGCCCACATGTAGTACCGGTACCCATTCGAACACGTTCGGGTCGATGAACACCGACACAATGATAATCGCGATCCATATGAAACTCTTCATCCCTTCAACCTGAACCGTCGGCAGGCTCGGGTCGGCATCCTGGCTGACGTCCTTGTTGCGGAAATCGAAGGCCAGAAAGACGGCAAGGATGAGCAGAGTTGTGGGTAGCCAGATATACCAGACGTGTGTGAATGTCCAGAAGAACGGCACGCCCCTCAGGAAACCGAGGAACAGGGGCGGATCGCCGATTGGAGTTAGCGCGCCGCCGACGTTAGCTACGAGGAAGATGAAGAAGACAATGTGGTATGCCTTCAAACGACCTGTATTCAGTCGCATATAGCAGCGAATGAACAGCATCGCCGAACCAGTTGTCGCGATCAGGTTTGCGATCACGGACGCGACAAACAACAGAAACGCGTTGGACCAGGGCGTTCCCCGCGCATTCACCTTCACATAGATTCCGCTGGCGGCGATGAAGAGAGAAGCGACCAGGGCGATGAAGGCGAGGTACTCCTGAATCGCGTGGACCACAGGTGTCGCGGTCCCGAGTCCGAAGATGTAGGCGACCGCAACAATCAATCCCAGCGCAATGGCATACTTCGGGTAGTGGTGATGCCAGTGATGTGCATAAAACAGGGGCCCGGTAGCGATCATCACGAGCAAGATCACGAACGGAAGAACGAGCCATACCGGTGGAACTTCGCCGTGGCCATGGTCTCCCTCTTCCACGTCGGTCGCGTGCTCGTCGGCCGATTCCGTACCAGCCTCTTGAGCAAGGTCGTGCGCTGCTACTCCTGCAGAATCCGCAGCCGCAACGACGTCCGGCGTAGCGACGTCCACCGCCTGTGCATATGCGGCTCCCGAACAGAAGCCAATCGCCAAAATCATCACCATCCTGGCAAGGAGGTGCGAGCGACCTTTGGTCTTGATATGCGTATCGGATTTCATCGAACGGATCGCTTCTAGCAGGCTACTCAGACGTCGCCACGAGCGGTGCAGGCGATTCTTCGTCGACGTTCAGCGCGAGTTGTTGCTGCTCGATCGAGGCAACCGCGGATGCGTGTTTGGCCTCAACAACTTCCAGGAGGTAGCGAGTCGCCGGCTCGCTCTTCTGAAGGAACGAGTTAGGAGCAAAGCCCATGACCAACATCAGGATAACGAGCGGCGCCATCAGGGCGAACTCGCGGAGGTTGACGTCGGGCATGGCGAGATTCGCCTCGTTGGTAACCTGGCCGAAGAAAATCCTGTAGATCATCCAGAGAAGGTATACTGCCGCCAGAATGACGCCTGACGTCGCAAAAGCCACGAGTACAGGACTGTCTAGCACGGTACTCTTGAAGGAGCCCACGAGAATCAAGAACTCTCCTACGAATCCGTTCAGGCCCGGCAGGCCGGCCGACGCCAGCACAGTGAACACCATGAAAAAGCTGAGGACCGGAACCACCTTCGCAATTCCTCCGAAGTCCTCCATCAGACGTGTATGCCGGCGCTCGTACAGCATGCCGACAAGAAGGAAGAGTGCGCCGGTCGAGATTCCGTGATTGACCATTTGAATCATTGCACCCTGAAGCGCTTCGGTCGTGAACGCAAAGATGCCGAGCACGACAAAGCCAAGGTGGCTGACCGACGAGTACGCGACGAGTTTCTTGGCGTCAGGCTGGGCCCGCGACACCAGCGCACCGTAGATGATCCCGATCACTGCGAGAACGGCAAAGAGCATCGCGTACTTGTACGATGCGTATGGGAAGAACGGCAAACAGAACCGAACCAGACCGTACGTACCCATCTTCAGCAGGACGCCCGCCAGTATGACAGATCCTCCCGTCGGCGCCTGAACGTGAGCATCCGGCAGCCACGTGTGCAATGGAAACAGCGGGACCTTGATCGCAAAGGCAAACGCGAACAGGAAGAAGAGCCACGTCTGCATGGTGACGGGCGTGTCAAACGCGACGAGTTTGTACCAGTCAGTCGTGAACACACCGGCGTTAACCGCATCTCCCGCCTGAAAACCCAGATACAGAATGGCCACGAGCATCAGCAGCGAACCGACCAGTGTAAACAGCACGAATTTCACTGCGGCATAGATCCTGTCCTCTCCTCCCCATATTCCGATGATGAAGTACATCGGGATGAGCGTGAGCTCGAAGAACATGTAGAAGAGGATGATGTCGTACGACGTGAAGACGCCGGTCACACCCGTCTGCAGAACCAGGAGAAGAACGTAATACCCCTTGTGCGACTTCTGGATGTAGTTCCACGACGACATGATGACGATTGGCCCAAGCAGCGTCGTCAGCATGACGAGCAGTATGTTGAGGCCGTCGATACCAACGAAGTACTTGATGTCGAACGCATCGGGAAACCACGATCCCGAGATGTCGACCAGCTGAGGCGCCAGCGCCGTGCTGACGGCAGGATCAAAACCTGTATAAAGGCCAATCGACAGGACGAAGGTCGCCAACGTAGTAACGAGAGCCGTCCACCGTATCGCGTTCACCGACCTGGCAAGCATTGTCAGGACGGCGCCCACCATCGGCAGGAAAATGACCCAGGAAGTCAGGTACGGGATCTCCATGTCTGCATCACCAGAATCTGTCTAGTACTAGTCCCTTACCCGAATAACATGAGTGCTACGACAAGGACGACGCCCAGGACGATTGCCGTTGCGTAATTCTGCACTCTGCCGGTTTGCACATAGCGCAGTAGTTGGCCGGTTCCCCGTGTCACATAGCCGACGCCATTGACCACACCGTCCACGATGTACTGGTCAAACGGAGCCCACAATTTGTGTGCACCGCCCACGACCGGGCCCACGACGGTACGCTGGTAGAACTCGTCCCAGAAGTACTTGCCCTGCCACCATTTGTAGACTCGGCCAAAGCGAGCGCTCAGTTTCGCGTCGTAGGCAAGTCCGTCGCGCGAGTAGACGCGCCAGCCAATCCAGAGACCGATGATGGCGATGGCCGACCCGAGGCCGATCAGAGCCCACTCGATGGCAAGGAAACCCTCGCCGTGGGCAGGCAAAACAGATTCGGCGACAGGGCCTCCGTACGGCTCACCCAGAAAATGATGGATCCAGTTCCATTCACCGTGCGCGATAACGCCGGGAATACCGACGAAACCGGCGACGAGCGAGAGTATCCCCAGAACCCAGAGAGGAAGCGTGATTGTCCACGGTGATTCCTTCGGCTTGATCGTTTCCGCCATG
Above is a genomic segment from Rhodothermales bacterium containing:
- a CDS encoding NADH-quinone oxidoreductase subunit M, which translates into the protein MEIPYLTSWVIFLPMVGAVLTMLARSVNAIRWTALVTTLATFVLSIGLYTGFDPAVSTALAPQLVDISGSWFPDAFDIKYFVGIDGLNILLVMLTTLLGPIVIMSSWNYIQKSHKGYYVLLLVLQTGVTGVFTSYDIILFYMFFELTLIPMYFIIGIWGGEDRIYAAVKFVLFTLVGSLLMLVAILYLGFQAGDAVNAGVFTTDWYKLVAFDTPVTMQTWLFFLFAFAFAIKVPLFPLHTWLPDAHVQAPTGGSVILAGVLLKMGTYGLVRFCLPFFPYASYKYAMLFAVLAVIGIIYGALVSRAQPDAKKLVAYSSVSHLGFVVLGIFAFTTEALQGAMIQMVNHGISTGALFLLVGMLYERRHTRLMEDFGGIAKVVPVLSFFMVFTVLASAGLPGLNGFVGEFLILVGSFKSTVLDSPVLVAFATSGVILAAVYLLWMIYRIFFGQVTNEANLAMPDVNLREFALMAPLVILMLVMGFAPNSFLQKSEPATRYLLEVVEAKHASAVASIEQQQLALNVDEESPAPLVATSE
- a CDS encoding NADH-quinone oxidoreductase subunit N — protein: MDLSGAYSAMGSDLFSSLSLVLIAATGLLMVVWDSFRNNDRMVPWLGVAACTVAIVFELIRMNSPAQSVFYNLMWTGGFASFINIVVLVSAALTMVLSVPYLDRIQHNYGEVYALIMFASVGMILLGTANNLISIFVGLETMSICLYILTGLMRSDEGGTESALKYFLLGAFSTGFFLYGMVLLYAATGTMYLDQMGVAFDGSENNLLFWAGVALLLIGFLFKVSAVPFHMWTPDVYQGAPTTLTGFMSTASKAAAFAALILVLFHALPSERWNMVLATIAALTMILGNVVAIAQTNVKRMLAYSSIAHAGYILVGLAAGTVAGYSGALFYLLVYSLMNIGAFGVIAMLEWDGRVGLEQDLDSLAGVGYRRPLLGVTMGFFLFSLTGFPPLGGFIGKYAVFAPAVDAGLTWLVLIGVLASAVSAYYYLRVLYVFWMKSEDDGNRHAMEFIAGSPVTVGTAVVLVACAGLLLVLGLYPGVLETTAGFFDAASSSLASAR
- a CDS encoding citrate transporter; protein product: MVMILAIGFCSGAAYAQAVDVATPDVVAAADSAGVAAHDLAQEAGTESADEHATDVEEGDHGHGEVPPVWLVLPFVILLVMIATGPLFYAHHWHHHYPKYAIALGLIVAVAYIFGLGTATPVVHAIQEYLAFIALVASLFIAASGIYVKVNARGTPWSNAFLLFVASVIANLIATTGSAMLFIRCYMRLNTGRLKAYHIVFFIFLVANVGGALTPIGDPPLFLGFLRGVPFFWTFTHVWYIWLPTTLLILAVFLAFDFRNKDVSQDADPSLPTVQVEGMKSFIWIAIIIVSVFIDPNVFEWVPVLHVGDIHIPFGIREIIMLTVAVLAYRSADRTVLEKNEFNFEPIREVGWLFLGIFATMQPALANIAAFAQNNAESLTVGMFYFGTGILSAILDNAPTYLNFVSAAMGKFGLDVNVVSQVKEFAEPALADPESWFFLQAISVAAVFFGAMSYIGNAPNFMVKAIAEAKGVETPSFMGYIWRYSIPILLPIYVLVYIVFYSGWILQP
- a CDS encoding 4a-hydroxytetrahydrobiopterin dehydratase, whose product is MTTPLNTPQVTEALQELPGWSFVDDKLVKTFSFSSFKEAVSFIVRVAFEAEQLNHHPEIRNVYSRVEIGLTTHDAGDRVTGKDVELATSIDGFSWV